The DNA sequence GCGCGGGGTGCGGATCGCGTCGTACACGTACGCTTCGGTGCTCACGAGGGGGCCTTTCGCTGAGGGTTCGCGGGCGAGGACAGCAGCTGGGGTACGTCCCAGTCGCGGGCCACGTCGTCGGTGTCGGCGCCCGGCCGGGCGGGCCCGGTGCGGACGCTGGTGGGGGTGGCGGAGAAGCGGGGGGCCGGGGCGGGCTGGGTGGTGCCGCCGTGGCCGGTGAAGGTGGCGCGGGCGGCGAGGTGCGGGTGGTGCGGGGCCTCGCGCAGCGACAGTACGGGCGCCACGCAGGCGTCGGTGCCCTCGAAGACGGCCGTCCACTCGTCGCGGGTGCGGGACCTGAAGCGTGCGGCGACCTCTTCGCGCAGCTCCGGCCACCGGGTGACGACGGTGTGGGCGGCGGCCCGGTCCGCCACGCCGAGCAGGCGCAGGAACTCGGCGTAGAACCGCGGTTCCAGCGCGCCGACCGCCATGTGCCGGCCGTCGGCGGTCTCGTAGGTGCCGTAGTACGGGCAGCCGCCGTCGAGGAGGTTGGCGCCGCGCCGGTCCTGCCAGGCGCCGGCCGCGAGCATGCCGTGGATCATCGCGGAGAGGTGGGCGGTGCCGTCCACGATGGCGGCGTCGACGACCTGTCCGGTGCCGGTGGCGCGCGCGTGGTGGAGGGCGGCGAGGACGCCGACGACGAGGTACAGGGAGCCGCCCGCGTAGTCGCCGAGCAGGTTGGCGGGGACGGCCGGGGGCCGGTCCGGGTCGCCGATCATGCCGAGGGTGCCGGTGAGGGCGATGTAGGCGATGTCATGGCCCGCGCGGTCGGCGAGGGGACCGTCCTGGCCCCAGCCGGTCATCCGGCCGTAGACGAGGCGGGGGTTGCGGGCGTGGCAGTCGGCGGGGCCGACGCCGAGGCGTTCGGCGACGCCGGGGCGGTAGCCCTCGACGAGCACGTCGGCGCGCTCGGCGAGGTCGAGGACGCGGGCGGCCCCGTCGGGTGCCTTGAGGTCGACGATCACCGAGCGCTTGTTGCGGTTGGTGACGTCGTGGGCGGGGTCGATGCCGAGCCCGGGGCCGCCCGGGCGGTCCACGCGGACGACGTCGGCCCCCAGGTCGGCCAGGAGCATCGCGGCGAACGGGCCGGGCCCGATGCCGGCCAGTTCGAGCACGCGCACGCCGGTGAGCGGACCGTGCCGCGGCGCCTTCGCCTCTGTCATCGAGCCCCCAACGACTGTGACACCACTGATGTAACACCTGTGATGTTAAGAACGCGTTCCACCCGGCACAAGAGGGAAACGAGCAAGCGCTTAGCCACTGTACGGGCCGCTCGCCGCCGTCCGGCGGCCCCGGCGCGCATCCCGTTACGCGGTCCCCGGCGGCGGACCCGCCCCGGGGACGCCGGCCGGCGGCCGCGGGCGGACCGAGGGCGCGGGCGCATACTTTTCGCCCTTCTTCAGGGCGTTCCTGGACACGGCCATGGGCTTCCTCCGGGCTCGTCGTCGGCGCTCCGCATCCCTCACGCTAGCCTCGGCCACCGACAGCGGCGCGGCTGCACGACCAAGGGGTGTCATGAACAGGCTGAGCAGGACGGACCGTCCGTACGACATCGTGCTCTTCGGGGCGACCGGCTTCGTCGGGACGCTGACCGCGGAGTACCTCGCCGCCCATGCTCCCGCCGGGCTGCGCTGGGCGCTGGCCGGCCGCGACGAGCGGAAGCTGGAGCGGCTGCGGGACCGGCTGCCCGGCGGCGCGGACGTCGGCCTGCTGCGGGCGGACGTCTCCGACCCGGCCTCGCTGCGCGCCCTCGCCGAACAGGCGCGCGTGGTGGCCACGACCGTGGGCCCCTACGTGGACTACGGCGAGGAACTGGTCGCCGCCTGCGCGGACTTCGGCACGGACTACGTCGACCTGACCGGTGAGCCGGAGTTCGTGGACCTGATGTACGTCCGTCACGACGCACGCGCGCGGGAGACCGGGGCGCGGCTGGTGCACGCCTGCGGCTTCGACTCGGTGCCGCACGACCTGGGCGCGTACTTCACCGTGCGGCAGCTGCCGGAGGGGGTGCCGCTGACCGTGGACGGTTTCGTGACCGCCGACGCGGCCTTCTCGGGCGGGACGTTCGCCTCGGCGCTGAACCAGTTCGCCCGGCACCGGCAGCTCCGCGCGGCGGCACGGGACCGGCGGCGCCACGAACCGCGGCTGATGGGCCGCCGGGTGTCGGCGCCGACGGGTGCGCCGCGCCACGTGCCGGAGGTCGGTGCCTGGGCCCTGCCGCTGCCGACCATCGACGCGCAGATCGTGCGCCGCTCGGCCCGGGCGCTCGACCGGTACGGGCCCGACTTCCGCTACCGGCACTACGCGGCCGTCCGGCGGCTGCCGGTGGCGGTGGGCGGGACCGTGGCCGTGGGCGCCCTGGTCACGGCGGCCCAGCTCCCCGCGTTGCGGCGCCGGCTCTCCGACCGGCTGCGGCCCGGTGACGGGCCGGACGCCGAGAAGCGCGCCCGCAGCTGGTTCACCGTCCGCTTCGTCGGCGAGGGCGGCGGACGACGGGTGTTCACGGAGGTCTCGGGCGGCGACCCCGGCTACGACGAGACGGCGAAGATGCTGGCCGAGGGCGCCCTCTGTCTCGCCCTCGACGAGCTGCCGCCCACGGCGGGGCAGGTCACGACGGCGGTGGCGA is a window from the Streptomyces capillispiralis genome containing:
- a CDS encoding saccharopine dehydrogenase family protein, with translation MNRLSRTDRPYDIVLFGATGFVGTLTAEYLAAHAPAGLRWALAGRDERKLERLRDRLPGGADVGLLRADVSDPASLRALAEQARVVATTVGPYVDYGEELVAACADFGTDYVDLTGEPEFVDLMYVRHDARARETGARLVHACGFDSVPHDLGAYFTVRQLPEGVPLTVDGFVTADAAFSGGTFASALNQFARHRQLRAAARDRRRHEPRLMGRRVSAPTGAPRHVPEVGAWALPLPTIDAQIVRRSARALDRYGPDFRYRHYAAVRRLPVAVGGTVAVGALVTAAQLPALRRRLSDRLRPGDGPDAEKRARSWFTVRFVGEGGGRRVFTEVSGGDPGYDETAKMLAEGALCLALDELPPTAGQVTTAVAMGDALIGRLRAAGLRFRVAATR
- a CDS encoding CaiB/BaiF CoA transferase family protein; its protein translation is MTEAKAPRHGPLTGVRVLELAGIGPGPFAAMLLADLGADVVRVDRPGGPGLGIDPAHDVTNRNKRSVIVDLKAPDGAARVLDLAERADVLVEGYRPGVAERLGVGPADCHARNPRLVYGRMTGWGQDGPLADRAGHDIAYIALTGTLGMIGDPDRPPAVPANLLGDYAGGSLYLVVGVLAALHHARATGTGQVVDAAIVDGTAHLSAMIHGMLAAGAWQDRRGANLLDGGCPYYGTYETADGRHMAVGALEPRFYAEFLRLLGVADRAAAHTVVTRWPELREEVAARFRSRTRDEWTAVFEGTDACVAPVLSLREAPHHPHLAARATFTGHGGTTQPAPAPRFSATPTSVRTGPARPGADTDDVARDWDVPQLLSSPANPQRKAPS